A single genomic interval of Spirosoma linguale DSM 74 harbors:
- a CDS encoding hypothetical protein (KEGG: reu:Reut_A1475 hypothetical protein) has product MKRFIFCWLIAGQALAQHVAPSPKTTPAQQRIKDEMLDAATSFVTLLSADQRKQATFPFDDNERFNWHFVPRERKGLPLKQMTQEQRKAAMAMLKTGLSQQGYDKATSIIDMENVLRVIDNRPPNDVYRDPENYSFTIFGEPDAKTPWSWRIEGHHLSLQFMSLTGRVIAQTPTFFGSNPGVLQYDTKMADKRMSDPRVNDLPQKGRAILKQETEQAFILLKSLNEEQRKKAVIAPVAYPDIVTSNKRVASLDKMDGLMLSEMTPEQRKLFMNLLQAYLTNYRVTLAKQQMDKLTKAGLDNLHFAWAGDITPELGEGKGWYYRIHGPTILIEYDNTQTNANHIHTVVRDLTNDWGEDLLRQHYQSSHASKP; this is encoded by the coding sequence ATGAAACGGTTTATTTTCTGCTGGCTAATTGCAGGGCAGGCACTGGCTCAGCACGTAGCCCCATCTCCTAAAACCACCCCGGCCCAACAGCGCATTAAAGATGAAATGCTCGATGCGGCAACCTCGTTTGTAACCCTGCTCTCCGCCGACCAGCGTAAACAGGCAACGTTTCCGTTCGATGATAACGAGCGCTTTAACTGGCACTTTGTACCGCGCGAACGTAAAGGATTACCCCTGAAGCAAATGACTCAGGAACAGCGCAAGGCAGCTATGGCTATGCTTAAAACCGGACTCAGCCAGCAGGGGTACGACAAGGCCACGTCCATTATCGATATGGAGAACGTACTCCGTGTGATCGACAACCGGCCGCCGAATGATGTATATCGTGACCCTGAAAATTACTCGTTTACCATTTTCGGTGAACCCGATGCCAAGACGCCCTGGAGCTGGCGCATTGAAGGGCACCATCTGTCCCTTCAGTTTATGTCGTTGACAGGCCGGGTAATTGCGCAGACACCAACGTTTTTTGGCAGTAATCCCGGTGTGTTACAATATGACACCAAAATGGCCGATAAGCGCATGTCTGACCCCCGCGTGAACGACCTGCCCCAGAAAGGACGGGCAATATTGAAGCAGGAAACCGAGCAGGCCTTTATCTTATTGAAATCGCTCAATGAAGAGCAGCGTAAGAAAGCGGTAATTGCTCCTGTGGCTTATCCCGATATTGTGACCAGCAACAAACGGGTTGCATCGCTCGATAAAATGGATGGGCTGATGCTGTCCGAAATGACGCCCGAACAACGGAAGCTGTTTATGAACTTACTACAGGCTTACCTGACGAACTACAGGGTTACGCTGGCAAAGCAGCAAATGGACAAGTTGACGAAAGCCGGATTAGACAACCTGCACTTTGCCTGGGCCGGTGACATTACACCCGAGCTGGGCGAAGGCAAAGGCTGGTACTACCGCATTCATGGCCCTACCATCCTGATCGAGTATGATAACACCCAGACAAATGCCAACCATATCCATACGGTAGTTCGGGATTTAACCAATGACTGGGGCGAAGATTTGTTGCGGCAGCACTACCAAAGTAGTCATGCCAGCAAACCCTGA
- a CDS encoding A/G-specific adenine glycosylase (KEGG: scl:sce3935 A/G-specific adenine glycosylase~TIGRFAM: A/G-specific adenine glycosylase~PFAM: HhH-GPD family protein; helix-hairpin-helix motif; iron-sulfur cluster loop~SMART: HhH-GPD family protein) codes for MDWQSDSNDIEITFAPTLEQWYSVHKRDLPWRHTLDPYYIWLSEIILQQTRVAQGKPYYERFVDAYPTISDMANADERKLLRLWQGLGYYSRARNLHQTARYVTEKLDGKFPNTYHDLLKMKGIGAYTAAAVASFAFGERVPVVDGNVYRVLARVFGITEDITTTTAKKTFAALATRLMQAAVDPATYNQAIMEFGAIHCTPVAPDCLLCPVQQQCVAYLTGRQHQLPVKSKKAPVRERFFSYVVFQQGGRLALQERVARDIWQNLYDFYLVETDEPKTALRDIPLSESVSSLVNRGTLVEAPVEAMQLLSHQRIRAYFFLVDLPETETGSLPIGLQWYSLAEISILPKPVLITNYLAKQFA; via the coding sequence TTGGATTGGCAATCAGACTCTAACGATATCGAAATCACTTTTGCTCCTACCCTTGAGCAGTGGTATAGTGTCCATAAACGTGACCTCCCGTGGCGTCATACACTTGATCCATACTACATCTGGTTGTCTGAAATTATACTCCAGCAAACCCGTGTAGCCCAGGGTAAACCCTATTATGAACGCTTCGTTGACGCTTACCCGACCATCTCGGATATGGCGAATGCCGATGAACGTAAACTCCTGCGTCTCTGGCAGGGGCTCGGCTATTATTCGCGGGCCCGAAATCTCCACCAGACTGCCCGCTACGTAACCGAGAAACTGGATGGTAAGTTTCCGAACACGTATCATGACTTATTGAAAATGAAGGGGATAGGAGCCTATACGGCTGCAGCTGTAGCTTCTTTCGCCTTTGGCGAACGCGTACCCGTTGTGGATGGGAACGTGTATCGGGTACTGGCGCGGGTGTTTGGTATTACCGAGGATATCACGACAACAACCGCCAAAAAAACGTTTGCTGCACTGGCTACACGGCTGATGCAGGCGGCAGTTGACCCGGCCACGTATAATCAGGCCATCATGGAGTTTGGGGCCATACACTGTACACCCGTTGCCCCCGACTGTTTGCTTTGTCCTGTTCAGCAGCAATGTGTCGCTTATTTAACTGGTCGTCAGCATCAATTACCCGTTAAATCAAAAAAAGCTCCGGTTCGGGAAAGATTCTTCAGTTATGTGGTTTTTCAACAAGGTGGACGCCTGGCGCTTCAGGAACGAGTGGCCCGCGACATCTGGCAAAATCTGTATGATTTTTATCTGGTAGAAACCGATGAGCCTAAAACTGCGTTGCGGGATATACCTTTATCCGAATCAGTGAGTAGTTTAGTGAATCGGGGAACGCTGGTCGAAGCGCCGGTTGAAGCAATGCAGCTTTTGTCGCATCAGCGAATACGTGCCTATTTTTTTCTGGTTGACTTACCCGAAACCGAAACTGGCAGTTTGCCGATTGGTTTACAGTGGTATTCACTGGCTGAAATAAGTATACTACCGAAGCCGGTTTTGATTACAAACTATTTGGCGAAACAGTTTGCATAA
- a CDS encoding ribonuclease, Rne/Rng family (KEGG: gur:Gura_0301 ribonuclease~TIGRFAM: ribonuclease, Rne/Rng family~PFAM: RNA-binding protein AU-1/Ribonuclease E/G; RNA binding S1 domain protein), whose product MSNELVISSTQKGDRIALLQNKRLLEYHEEELDSSFTVGDLYLGTVKKLSSGLNAAFVDVGHEKDGFLHYQDLGPNINSLNKLVKDVIAKRVTTGRLNQNQLEPVIDKIGKIDKVLTKNAPILVQIVKEPISTKGPRLSCDISIAGRYLVLVPFSDGVNLSKKITDRAERSRLMRLMSSLKPKNFGVIVRTVAQDKDVEELDRDLQHSLAKWDQAIKSLSEAKPRDRILGEMNRASSILRDMLNESFESITVDTRESFDEIRDYIHTIAPDKEKIVKLHTGKTKVFEALGLEKQLKSLFGRSVSLPGGGYLIIEHTEALHVIDVNSGNKSNSEEDQEATAISVNREAAKEIARQLRLRDMGGIIVIDFIDMKKAENKKLLQDIMRDEMKPERSKFTILPLTKFGLMQITRQRVRPEMNIVTREVCPTCGGTGTIQASVLVTDVIENNLDYILTKQNERGISISMNPFLYAYYTKGIYSKQMQWYMKYKTWVKIVKDTSLGIVNFKFFNKSGEEIEVSNNT is encoded by the coding sequence GTGAGTAATGAATTAGTTATCAGTTCGACTCAGAAAGGTGATCGGATTGCGCTCTTGCAGAACAAGAGATTGCTGGAGTATCACGAAGAAGAGTTAGACAGCAGCTTTACCGTTGGCGATCTATACTTAGGAACAGTCAAAAAACTATCTTCAGGGCTCAACGCTGCTTTTGTGGACGTTGGCCATGAGAAAGATGGCTTCTTGCACTATCAGGACTTGGGGCCGAATATCAATTCGCTCAACAAGCTTGTTAAAGACGTAATCGCCAAGCGCGTCACTACCGGGCGGCTCAACCAGAATCAGTTGGAGCCGGTTATCGATAAAATTGGTAAAATCGATAAGGTACTGACAAAAAACGCCCCTATTCTGGTTCAGATAGTTAAGGAACCTATCTCGACCAAAGGTCCACGCCTTTCCTGCGACATTTCTATTGCCGGACGCTATTTAGTTCTGGTGCCATTTTCGGATGGGGTCAACCTGTCAAAAAAAATCACCGACCGTGCTGAGCGGTCGCGGCTGATGCGGCTGATGTCGTCGCTTAAGCCAAAAAACTTTGGTGTAATTGTTCGCACTGTTGCGCAGGATAAAGATGTTGAAGAACTCGACCGGGATCTGCAACATTCACTTGCCAAATGGGACCAGGCAATAAAATCGCTTTCAGAAGCGAAACCCCGTGATAGAATTCTGGGCGAGATGAACCGGGCTTCGTCTATTCTGCGGGATATGCTCAATGAATCCTTCGAAAGCATTACCGTTGACACCCGTGAGTCGTTCGATGAAATCAGGGATTACATCCATACCATTGCGCCCGATAAAGAGAAAATTGTAAAACTCCATACCGGTAAAACAAAAGTTTTTGAAGCATTAGGGCTGGAAAAACAACTCAAATCGTTGTTTGGCCGCTCTGTTAGTTTACCCGGTGGCGGTTATCTGATTATTGAACATACCGAAGCGTTGCACGTAATTGACGTCAACAGCGGTAACAAATCAAATTCGGAGGAAGACCAGGAAGCAACGGCCATCAGTGTAAACCGCGAAGCGGCTAAGGAGATAGCTCGCCAGCTCCGATTGCGTGATATGGGTGGCATTATTGTCATCGATTTCATTGACATGAAGAAAGCAGAAAACAAAAAACTTCTGCAGGACATCATGCGCGACGAAATGAAGCCGGAGCGATCGAAGTTTACCATTCTTCCATTAACGAAGTTTGGTTTAATGCAGATAACGCGCCAGCGTGTCAGGCCGGAAATGAATATTGTTACCCGCGAGGTTTGCCCCACCTGCGGAGGTACCGGCACTATTCAGGCCAGCGTTCTGGTAACCGATGTTATTGAGAATAACCTCGACTACATTCTGACCAAACAGAATGAACGCGGCATATCTATTTCGATGAACCCATTCTTATACGCTTATTATACTAAAGGCATCTACTCAAAACAGATGCAGTGGTATATGAAGTATAAAACATGGGTTAAGATCGTCAAAGACACATCTTTAGGTATTGTTAACTTCAAATTTTTCAATAAGTCCGGAGAAGAAATTGAGGTTAGTAATAACACCTAG
- a CDS encoding histone family protein DNA-binding protein (PFAM: histone family protein DNA-binding protein~SMART: histone family protein DNA-binding protein~KEGG: similar to DNA-binding protein hu homolog) translates to MTKADVIAEISDKTGIDKAEVTNTLETFFSVVKDSLAEGENIYVRGFGSFINKKRAKKVARNISKNTAMVIDEHFIPSFKPAKVFVEQVKTSDKAKVAAE, encoded by the coding sequence GTGACGAAAGCAGATGTAATTGCCGAGATCTCCGATAAGACCGGAATTGACAAGGCAGAAGTGACCAACACACTGGAAACTTTTTTTTCAGTAGTTAAAGACTCGCTGGCCGAGGGAGAGAACATTTATGTGAGAGGGTTCGGCAGCTTCATCAATAAGAAAAGAGCTAAGAAAGTAGCCCGGAATATATCGAAGAATACCGCTATGGTAATTGACGAGCACTTTATTCCGAGTTTTAAGCCCGCCAAAGTATTTGTTGAGCAGGTGAAAACCAGCGACAAAGCTAAAGTTGCAGCTGAGTAA
- a CDS encoding gliding motility-associated protein GldE (TIGRFAM: gliding motility-associated protein GldE~PFAM: CBS domain containing protein; protein of unknown function DUF21; transporter-associated region~KEGG: dal:Dalk_3618 protein of unknown function DUF21) — MDLSDPLPRQVLLATDGWGTYFDLYGPYTALILLLLTLAGLVSASEAAFFSLSPDDRAQCRDSALAADRRIATLLERPKRLLASLVIFNNLLNIAIVVIVTYLTWQFSQAYQDADWMLPAVTLVTTVAIVLFGEIVPKVYASQNNLTVARKTASLAQIGLAVFRPLAMILVNLSNQVDKRIERKGYKLSVEELSQAVELTGTNATVEEKEILKGIVNFSNLTARQVMRARLDISAVEDDLTFSELMEQINLSGYSRVPVYKESLDQIEGILYIKDLLTHIHEDDSFQWLSLLRPAFFIPENKKVDDLLQDFQKKRVHMAIVVDEYGGTRGLVTLEDIIEEIFGDINDEFDDETPLGYRREDENTVVFEGKMPITDVCRILNVDATTFEAVQGDSESLGGLLLELFNRLPKSGEEVVYANFTFQIISADDKRINEVRVRKDDTVKQEQILVPSR, encoded by the coding sequence ATGGACCTTAGTGATCCTCTTCCTCGACAGGTGCTCCTGGCCACAGACGGCTGGGGCACCTATTTTGATTTATACGGCCCTTATACGGCCTTAATTCTGCTGCTGCTTACGCTGGCTGGTTTGGTATCAGCTTCGGAGGCTGCTTTCTTCTCCTTATCGCCCGATGACCGTGCCCAATGTCGCGATAGCGCACTGGCTGCCGACCGTCGTATTGCCACCCTTCTCGAACGCCCCAAGCGTCTTCTGGCCTCACTGGTCATTTTCAATAATCTGCTGAATATTGCGATTGTTGTTATTGTCACCTATCTGACCTGGCAGTTTTCGCAGGCTTACCAGGATGCCGATTGGATGTTGCCTGCCGTTACACTGGTCACTACGGTTGCTATTGTCCTGTTTGGCGAAATAGTGCCGAAGGTGTATGCAAGTCAGAATAATTTGACCGTTGCCCGAAAGACCGCATCGCTGGCCCAGATTGGACTGGCCGTTTTTCGTCCATTGGCCATGATACTTGTTAATCTGAGCAATCAGGTCGACAAACGAATTGAGCGTAAAGGCTATAAACTATCTGTCGAAGAATTGAGTCAGGCGGTCGAACTGACCGGTACAAATGCAACCGTTGAAGAAAAGGAAATACTTAAAGGAATTGTTAACTTCAGCAATCTGACCGCACGGCAGGTAATGCGGGCCAGGCTGGATATTTCAGCGGTAGAGGATGATCTGACGTTTAGCGAACTGATGGAGCAGATTAACCTGTCGGGTTACTCCAGAGTGCCCGTTTACAAGGAATCACTCGATCAGATTGAAGGCATTCTGTACATCAAAGATTTATTGACGCACATACACGAAGACGATTCCTTCCAATGGCTGTCGCTGCTGCGACCCGCATTCTTTATTCCTGAAAACAAGAAAGTCGACGATCTGCTGCAGGACTTTCAGAAGAAACGGGTGCACATGGCAATTGTCGTCGATGAATATGGAGGAACACGGGGTCTAGTGACGCTCGAGGATATAATCGAAGAAATATTCGGGGATATTAACGACGAATTTGATGATGAGACCCCGCTGGGTTATCGCCGGGAAGACGAAAACACCGTGGTCTTTGAAGGTAAAATGCCTATTACCGATGTGTGTCGGATACTAAACGTAGATGCAACGACATTTGAAGCGGTGCAGGGCGACAGTGAATCGTTGGGCGGGTTGTTGCTTGAACTGTTCAACCGGTTACCCAAATCGGGTGAAGAAGTGGTTTATGCAAATTTCACGTTTCAGATCATATCGGCAGATGATAAGCGGATTAATGAAGTTCGTGTCCGGAAGGATGATACTGTTAAGCAGGAGCAGATTCTTGTACCATCCAGATGA
- a CDS encoding hypothetical protein (KEGG: lpf:lpl2405 hypothetical protein) — MKTTLMNKSVLFVIILASALTVGLYSLPKVVVRNDSKQLSAASEGGHATQTPTVAQSGADSLNVTAKGNGADASVIHEKPISPEQQKRIRTLETEFASAGPAQKEPVGEKLIAIFRDLTRYDSAAHYAGLVAMAQPNERNLLRAGDEHFEAYTFAVDDKKTAQLGQKTREFYQQALAKNPNLLSAKANMAMTYVNTDTPMQGIMLLREVLKQEPTNELALFNLGLLSMRSNQYERAVERFRQILVNNPTSRKAQFYLGISLAEAGQKAEAKQVLAQVKKQEKDPQILAAVQEYEERLK, encoded by the coding sequence ATGAAGACTACCCTTATGAATAAATCTGTGTTGTTTGTTATCATCCTGGCTTCGGCCCTGACGGTTGGGTTATACTCCCTCCCCAAGGTGGTTGTGCGTAATGACAGCAAGCAGCTTAGTGCAGCCAGCGAGGGAGGTCATGCGACGCAAACGCCCACAGTTGCCCAATCGGGTGCCGATTCACTCAACGTTACAGCGAAAGGAAATGGAGCCGATGCGTCGGTAATTCATGAGAAACCCATATCGCCGGAGCAACAGAAACGCATACGAACACTGGAAACGGAGTTTGCTTCAGCAGGACCAGCACAGAAAGAACCCGTTGGCGAGAAGTTAATTGCTATTTTCCGCGACCTGACCCGCTATGACAGCGCGGCCCATTACGCAGGTTTAGTAGCTATGGCACAGCCTAATGAGCGAAATCTGCTGCGTGCAGGCGATGAGCATTTCGAAGCGTACACGTTTGCTGTAGACGACAAGAAAACCGCTCAGCTGGGTCAGAAAACCCGAGAGTTCTATCAGCAGGCACTGGCTAAAAACCCAAATCTGCTGTCGGCAAAAGCTAATATGGCAATGACCTACGTCAACACCGATACGCCTATGCAGGGAATAATGCTGCTGCGTGAAGTGTTGAAGCAGGAACCAACCAATGAACTGGCTCTGTTCAATTTGGGCTTACTGTCCATGCGGTCAAATCAGTACGAACGGGCTGTAGAGCGATTCCGACAAATTTTGGTAAATAACCCAACCAGTCGGAAAGCACAGTTTTACCTGGGCATCAGTTTAGCAGAAGCCGGTCAGAAAGCAGAAGCAAAGCAGGTACTGGCTCAGGTAAAAAAGCAGGAGAAAGACCCGCAAATTTTGGCAGCTGTTCAGGAGTACGAAGAGCGGCTAAAGTAA
- a CDS encoding single-strand binding protein (TIGRFAM: single-strand binding protein~PFAM: single-strand binding protein/Primosomal replication protein n~KEGG: bbr:BB0077 single-strand binding protein) has product MASLNKMTIIGNLGADPEVRYLDGGAVVATFNVATTEKYTNRNGEKVEQTEWFRVELWNEQAKVAEKYLKKGNSVYVEGRLRTELWTDKEGKERTSLRVRATTMQLLGSPNSERPDEPAYEAPRQQAAPAQPASRPQPAPQAAPRQQAAPARREPEPVPFESNSSDDDLPF; this is encoded by the coding sequence ATGGCAAGTCTTAACAAGATGACAATAATCGGCAATCTGGGTGCCGATCCTGAAGTACGTTATCTGGATGGTGGTGCTGTTGTCGCGACGTTCAATGTGGCAACGACCGAAAAATATACAAACCGAAACGGTGAAAAAGTTGAGCAAACCGAATGGTTTCGGGTTGAATTGTGGAATGAACAGGCTAAAGTGGCCGAAAAATATTTGAAGAAAGGAAACTCCGTTTACGTTGAAGGACGTTTGCGGACTGAGTTGTGGACGGATAAGGAAGGTAAAGAACGTACGTCATTGCGTGTACGCGCCACCACTATGCAACTGCTGGGAAGCCCTAATAGTGAGCGGCCTGATGAACCTGCTTACGAAGCGCCCCGTCAGCAGGCGGCTCCGGCGCAGCCTGCTTCCCGCCCGCAACCGGCACCCCAGGCAGCCCCTCGTCAGCAGGCAGCACCTGCCCGCCGGGAGCCCGAACCAGTACCGTTTGAGAGCAATAGCAGTGACGACGACTTACCGTTCTAA
- a CDS encoding Phytanoyl-CoA dioxygenase (PFAM: Phytanoyl-CoA dioxygenase~KEGG: cak:Caul_5063 phytanoyl-CoA dioxygenase) — MTTFIARLKSVVKRVIAPVRQPNPITKFEYSTLPWIDKGDADVDAFIRQNPGHKDLSYDLAEKMKFWRENGYVILEQALQKEWLDQLWLEAEELIEHHEKYQTLVRVDLPSYQNNPIQPIKNVPKSILNGPYIKFNDFHDNSVIGKKLMLHQNIVSFLSAIFDDKVIGMQSLLFKYGSQQATHQDFAYVVSEIPSHLAAAWIPLEDVHADSGPLFYYPGSHKIDKFNFGNGIFFNDKSTLNPDHFATYLDETCQKAGLEKKTLLIKKGDVLIWHAALAHGGEKIGNPELTRKSFVCHYSSSKAYQHHRQSPNAEPIRRTINGADVFASPIMPDQEDIFDAGKTM, encoded by the coding sequence ATGACTACTTTCATAGCTCGATTAAAATCTGTTGTCAAGCGTGTTATTGCGCCTGTGAGACAACCTAATCCAATCACGAAGTTTGAGTATAGCACACTACCGTGGATCGATAAAGGTGATGCCGATGTAGACGCGTTCATTAGGCAAAATCCAGGGCACAAAGATCTATCCTACGATTTAGCCGAGAAAATGAAATTCTGGCGTGAGAACGGCTATGTAATTCTGGAGCAAGCGCTTCAAAAAGAATGGCTCGACCAGCTATGGCTGGAAGCAGAGGAGTTGATCGAGCACCACGAGAAGTACCAGACACTGGTGCGTGTTGATCTGCCGAGTTATCAGAACAACCCTATTCAGCCAATTAAGAACGTACCTAAGTCTATTTTAAACGGGCCGTACATTAAGTTCAATGATTTTCACGACAACTCGGTAATTGGTAAAAAATTGATGCTTCATCAGAACATCGTGTCTTTCTTAAGCGCCATATTCGATGATAAGGTAATCGGTATGCAAAGCCTGCTCTTTAAATATGGTAGTCAGCAGGCAACGCACCAGGATTTTGCCTACGTCGTTTCTGAAATTCCAAGTCACCTGGCTGCTGCCTGGATACCATTAGAGGATGTGCATGCCGATTCCGGACCTTTGTTTTACTACCCAGGTTCACATAAAATAGACAAGTTTAACTTCGGGAACGGTATCTTCTTTAACGACAAATCGACGTTGAATCCGGACCATTTCGCAACGTACCTGGACGAAACCTGCCAAAAGGCTGGGCTGGAGAAAAAAACGCTGCTTATTAAAAAAGGAGACGTATTAATATGGCATGCTGCCCTTGCACATGGGGGCGAGAAGATTGGGAACCCGGAGCTTACCCGTAAGTCATTTGTATGCCATTATTCATCCAGCAAAGCATACCAGCACCATCGGCAAAGCCCAAATGCCGAGCCCATAAGGCGTACAATTAATGGAGCCGATGTATTTGCCAGTCCAATTATGCCCGACCAGGAAGATATTTTCGATGCGGGGAAAACGATGTAG
- a CDS encoding peptidase S8 and S53 subtilisin kexin sedolisin (PFAM: peptidase S8 and S53 subtilisin kexin sedolisin~KEGG: hypothetical protein), with amino-acid sequence MKKLLISASVCLLSMAASAQETQWYLRDKTDNTAGISVERTYRELLKDRKPTPVIVAVIDGGIDTTHEDLRRVLWVNPKEIAGNGKDDDKNGYVDDVHGWNFIGGKDGRNVDFETAEVTRLYAQLKPKYEGKDRKALKPDQQKEYDLYVKTKAEVEKNQTKYKTEYQGISQFYKQYSEAVTTLKKALNVSKLDTTTLSKAADTLTDAALKRPVMGILRLLRQQNAPNTDVVMGELEKYNDQLKSRAEYNYNPEFNSRTIVGDNPDDMTQRDYGNPDIAGPRPDHGTHVAGIIGADRTNNLGIMGIADAVQIMGVRAVPDGDERDKDVANAIRYAVDNGAKIINMSFGKDYSPQRKTVEDAERYALSKGVLMIHAAGNDGKDIDTAANYPAPRFMDGSAIPNVITVGASAEPNTADLVASFSNYGKQNVDVFAPGKDIYSTVPGSKYENNSGTSMASPVVAGVAAVLKSYFPKLTYADIKRIILESATPYKTKVTKPESTDTVDFSSLSKTGGVVNLYDAVKLALAQDAASSGKGK; translated from the coding sequence ATGAAGAAACTCCTTATCAGCGCATCCGTTTGTCTGCTTTCTATGGCAGCATCGGCGCAGGAAACGCAGTGGTATCTGCGTGATAAAACCGATAATACAGCCGGTATCAGTGTTGAACGCACGTACCGTGAACTTCTTAAGGATCGTAAACCTACACCCGTCATCGTTGCCGTCATTGACGGTGGAATTGATACTACCCATGAAGATTTGCGTCGGGTACTCTGGGTAAATCCTAAGGAAATAGCCGGAAATGGGAAAGACGATGATAAAAACGGCTATGTCGATGATGTGCATGGCTGGAACTTTATCGGTGGGAAAGACGGCCGAAATGTCGATTTTGAAACCGCCGAGGTTACCCGTCTTTACGCACAGCTGAAACCAAAATACGAGGGTAAAGACCGCAAAGCGTTAAAGCCGGATCAGCAGAAAGAGTACGATCTGTACGTAAAGACCAAAGCTGAGGTCGAGAAAAATCAGACTAAGTACAAAACGGAATATCAGGGAATCAGCCAGTTTTACAAGCAGTATTCGGAGGCTGTGACTACCCTTAAGAAAGCCCTCAACGTATCTAAACTGGATACGACTACCCTGAGTAAGGCGGCTGATACCTTAACCGACGCTGCGCTGAAACGTCCCGTTATGGGCATACTTCGGTTACTGCGCCAGCAGAACGCACCGAACACCGACGTGGTGATGGGTGAGCTGGAAAAATACAATGATCAGCTCAAGTCGCGCGCCGAGTACAACTACAATCCTGAATTCAACAGCCGCACTATTGTAGGCGATAATCCGGACGATATGACTCAGCGGGATTACGGTAACCCCGACATTGCCGGGCCACGTCCTGACCACGGTACGCACGTAGCCGGTATTATAGGTGCTGACCGTACCAACAATCTGGGTATTATGGGAATTGCCGATGCGGTTCAGATAATGGGCGTTCGGGCTGTGCCCGACGGCGATGAGCGCGATAAGGACGTAGCCAATGCTATCCGGTATGCCGTCGATAACGGAGCGAAAATCATCAACATGAGCTTTGGCAAAGATTATTCGCCCCAGCGCAAAACTGTTGAAGATGCCGAACGCTATGCGTTATCGAAAGGGGTATTAATGATTCATGCGGCTGGTAACGACGGAAAAGATATCGATACCGCAGCCAATTACCCTGCTCCCCGGTTTATGGATGGGTCGGCCATTCCGAACGTGATTACGGTGGGTGCCAGCGCCGAGCCGAACACCGCCGATCTGGTGGCCAGTTTCTCAAACTATGGCAAGCAGAATGTTGATGTGTTCGCTCCGGGCAAAGATATTTATTCGACTGTGCCGGGTAGTAAGTACGAAAACAACAGCGGAACCAGCATGGCCTCGCCCGTAGTGGCTGGCGTGGCGGCTGTCCTGAAATCGTACTTCCCGAAACTGACTTACGCCGATATTAAACGGATTATTCTGGAATCGGCAACGCCTTACAAAACCAAAGTAACAAAACCCGAATCGACGGATACCGTTGACTTCTCGTCATTATCGAAAACGGGTGGCGTTGTTAACCTGTATGATGCTGTGAAGTTAGCCCTGGCGCAGGATGCGGCTTCTTCAGGCAAAGGAAAATAA